The DNA window TCTATGCGGGTCACACCAGCGAGCCTCATCCCAATCTCAAGTTCTCTCCGAAGGACTAGATGTGCATACATGTCAGTTAtgtcaagaagaaaacaaatGACAAttcgaaaagaaaaaaccccTCACTCACCGTCAACAGCCCTAATCACACCTTCATGCCCATACGCACCTAAGGCGTACATGAATGGCCTCCCTAACCCACATGCTCTGGCTCCCAAGGCCAATGCTTTGATCACATCATTTCCTCTTCTGAAACCCCCGTCCAGGTAGatttccaccttctccatgATTTCTGGACAGTGCCTGCGGATCTCCAGTAGCGTCATTAACGATGGTGGCGACGTATCCAGCTGCCTACCTCCATGGTTTGACAGATATATGGCCTGAACGCCATGCTGTGCCGCTATCAATGCATCCTCTGCAGTCATTATCCCCTTGACGGCGATGGGTCCGTCCCAGATCTCGCGGATCCATTTGAGATCATCCCAGCAGAGGGTTGGCGTCAGCCACCCACCGTACGTGAATCCCAAAGGCTTTGGTTTCTCATTTGTGTCTGAGATCAGGGTGGCTTTGTATCGCTCATCACGCTCGCGTTTTCCTGGCACAGCAGAGTCAACGGTAATTACAAGCCCTTTGTAGCCAGCTTTCTTGACACGACGGAGGATATCCTCTGTCTTGTGCCGTTCCGAAACTACATAGAGCTGGTAGAACTGGCATTGCGTATCTGTCACCCTGCTGGAGGCGATAGCCTCGGGAGTCATAGATGCACTCGAGGATACCATTTGAATTATCCCAGCTTCGCCGGCGCCACGAGTAAGGCCACTTTCACCATCAGGATGAGCGAGCTTTGCCAGTGCAGCAGGTGCAATAAACACTGGAAGGGGCGAGTGTTGTCCAAGAATTGTTGTGGAGAGATCAAGGTCCTTGACATTGCGCATCACCCTAGGACGGAAGAGTACGTGGCGAAATACTTGTTGATTGAGTTCGTCGGCTTGTCTTAGAGTCAGTTGCTGTCTCTTTCTTAATTCGTGCGGGTAAAGTGTACAATGGGGATGGTATCATTAATACACGTACATAAAGAATCATCGGCACCGGAAGAGAAATATGTCCACGCTCGCTGCGTTAACTTCTGCTTACAGATATCCTTTATTGGCATTTCTGTCAGATACCTCATGCGTACTAGAAAAGTGCAGACAGCCCAAGCCTTACCTCGAAATCATATAGATTGATACAGTGCAGCAAGGGGACCTTTGGCGTGAGAGTGCTGTCCTCGACTTGACGTTGTACAACAGCCACCTTATTGGCGGACTCTGGGAGCATTCGGACAGGCCCTAGCCGTTTTTCCTTGGAAAGAGTTTCTTCAATCAATCCATCACGATGGACAGGCTCCTTTTACGGATGACCCAAGTTGTTCGCGTTAGCAAATATACGACCAAGCTGACAGAAGCCGTTTTTTGACAAGAACTTGCAGGCTTACAAATTCTTCGGTTGCATCCCTCCCCGCATATTTCAAAATAATTTCTGGTCCAGCGGGATGTTGGTCAAGGAAGTCGGTCATGTCGTAGGCCTCGCCGCGTATGATAACCCAGCAGGACGAACGCGTATTATGGCGTGAGACCTCATCTTCTGAGAGCACCATCCTGTTTGGTATGGACCAGTGTATGCTTAAATTCCCGTTGTGAATACAAAGGGGCTTTTTAGCTTTCGGTGGTCGATGACTGTCAAGTTCAACAAGCAAACAATAGTTCACGCAGAGAGAATCTCCAATTGTTCACGTGCCGTTGATTCAAATAAAGTAGgactctttcttcctcgtcaatCATACGTCCACATCCTCGGGTATAGATTCCCCGCCCTTAAGTTTTGTATCGGCAGTTTGGCTTCCCCGCGTCGGGCCTTTCCGAGGTACAGTGCTAGAGGATGAGACGTAACGGAAACAACCGAGCCGGCATTCATGTTTGAATTAGGCCAGTACCTATTTGGATATGTCTCCGAACGGGTTGCTTGGATAGATGCACCATCTAGGTGTACAACTAGGAGACCATTTTATTGCTGGCGACCGACTCTTCCACACTAATTGGAATCTTGGTTGAGACATCTGTCTAGTCACAACTCACAAATGTCCAATATCGAGAGAAAATTGAATGAAAATAACACAATGCAAAAACAAGCCAACCAGGGCGTTGAAATTCTATCTATCACCAACGTCAGTCAAACTTACGTCTAACTATTCCTCCCAATGCTATTTGTGAAAACGATATTTGAAAGCTTTGATATTCAATATGCCAAAAGACTAACAATAAACAGTTCTTTGGGTCCCGTTCTGGAATAGGCGAGAGCATATTCTATCGTCCTTCTGACTCGACTATCCACTTTGTTGATATCCGTCGACATCTCTTGCATCGTCTTGCACTGACTAAGAACGCTCAAGGTACATCATCGTGGACGAACCATTCGGTGATAGAAACGCAGGATGCTGTCGGCGTAGCTGTTGAACTCGCCGGAAGCTTAAGAACCCTTGTAGTAGGAGCTAAATATGGGTTCGCGATTATCGACACGGTGACGGGCAAGATGAAGTATATCGCCAAGACATATGCTAATGATGAAGAAGCACAGAGGTACGTAATAAAATTACTGGATCTGGTTGGTACGGGCCAGTTCAAAGCTGTTCTGTTCTTAATGGTAATTTTATAGATACCGTATGAACGATGGAGCAGTTGATTCTCGGGGACGACTGTGGGCAGGAACAATGCGGGAGTAAGTATCTTCACGAGTAGCATTATCGTATGACAAGCAGATGCTAACAATAAAGCAGTGGTCCCGTTCTTGATAGCCCTAAAAATCGTCATCACCACGGCTCATTATTTCGCTTCGATCCCTCAGGTCACATGTCGGTGCATATCAACGGAACGTGTGGAGTGCCCAATGGTCTGGGTTGGTCTCCAGATAACAAGATCATGTACTGGACTGACAGCGTCGATGCCACCATCTACAAATTTGATTTTCGTGTCGAAGAAGGCACAATCTCCAACCGCCAGGTCTTGATCACATTCACAGACACACTCGCCGGAAAGACGACCGAAGTACCTGACGGCCTGTGTGTAGATACTGAAGGCTGTGTGTGGACTGCTATGTATGAAGGAGGAAGGGTCCTCAGGTTGTCTCCTGATGGCGAGATTCTGATGCAGGTTAGCGTTCCGGCATGGAGAGTGTCGTGTCCGTGCTTTGGAGGTAGTCATATGGATGAGCTTTTCTTGACGTCAATCGAGCTAGACGCCGAAGATATAGAAAATAGGACGAAATATGGACAGGATGGGAATGTACTTTGTGTAAAGGTTGGTGGAGTGAAGGGGTTGCCAAAAAACCGATTCGGGCAGGTTGGCGGGCTGGATCAACAGCTGTTCTCAGTTTAAGCAATGGAATAATGTGAAATCGGCCGAAAGAAAAAGTTACAGGTGTCTTTTTATGTATTGAATGATCAAGTTAAAGCGCCCGAACTTTCAGCACTGTCTGTAAGAGTAATCTCATAATATGATACCATCTCATCGACTCGGGCATTCCCTCTGATTCGGTCTACTAGAAGCCTAATTTTCCGATTAGAAATGGCTGATGAATCCAACATTGACAGCGATCCAGGACCCAACGACGTCCGCTGGTTTTGCGTGAGCATCGATTAGTAGTGTTTCAACCTAAGTCCAGAGAACCCAACTTACAGTTctctccgcctccacctGCTTCTTCACTGCTTCGGCTAAGGAGTCAAACATATCACGATATGCCTTCATAAACCCCCATCGACTAGCAAGTGTGGTCAAAATATGGCTGCAAGCCGCGAGATGTGCTGTCAATTTCGCGTAGGTCCATTTTGCACGAAAACTTGCCAGATTTTGCAGGCAGAAGATTAGGATCACGCCGGAATTGAAGGCAGTGCATCCCATCAGCCAAGTCATAAACAAACCTCGTTTGCTCCGCCTATAGAATGACTCTATCACCATGACGGCCGCATCTGCAATTGTGACTAGCTTTGTTTCATCCACCCCTGTGAGATCGAAAGGTCGACGAAGAGCTGGAGCGAGAATGGCTTGCCAGTACAAGGACTCGAAGTAGTCGACGCTAGTCGTGTCGTTGACAGCAACCATGTCTGGAGACTCGAGGCGCCATTGACTAAGGTGATTTAGTATCTCTTCATCTCGCGAGCTGTACGATGATTTATAGAGCGCGCTCATTAAGCGAACATATCGAATCATATGCAGACCACACTCGTGCGTATGTGGGCGTTTTAGGAACCATATAGGTCCATTAAAGGATGCTCTGTCAACTGCAGCTGGAACCTGTTCGAAATGAGTACAAGAAAGATAATAAGAAGACATGAATATACCTCAATATCGATATCTgcatcggcaatggcgaAAGGCCTGCCAAGCGCAGTGCTCACAAACCTGAGTGACGTTAGGTGGACATTCGGGACAATCGATTCGCCGCAACTCACCTATCAAGAGAGTATGTACTCCAGAACAACCACTTAATTTGCGCAATGTCAGTACTAGACAGCTTTTTCCGTGCGTGCGACGTCAACCGACGGTGGAATCCCAAACTAACGCATCGTCGCATTGCCAGTGCAACGAAATGCCAAGTGCTGCCTCCACACGGACTGAAGAGCGAAAagagcgcgagaaggagcAGCACTTGCGTAGTCTCGACATTGTCAATTGTGAAAATATCGTCCAGGTACTGGCTTGCTACCAGGAAGAAATGGTTGGCGAAGAAACTTCCGTATTGCGCCATGTCGTCCGTCGCCGAGATACCCACGGCCATGACCATGTGCACGAGCACAGATTGTATTTTCTGATGGAGGGTCTGGGGGGACTCAGTGAGGACTACCCGTTCATAGTACTGGAGCACAGTCGAAGGGTGAAGGAACGGATACGAAATATGCACGTAGCGAAAGAAATGCTCGAGATGCTCGACGGCTGTCTCCTGTGGCAGTTTTTTTACCAGGTTCGACGAGATCGGGGATAAGCGGGATGTGAAAATTTTCAGCGATGAATCAAGTGGCTTTGAAGACGTTGGGTCCGAATTATCGGCTTCCATGGCCGTCTTGACGATGTGCGAAAGTGCAAACGGCTCGGCTTTAGAGTGACTGGACAAGGTACTGGCCTCCGCCATGGCGTTTAACGATAGAAAATCAATTTCGGATCCAATATCGTCTGCCACGTCATGCTGATCTTCGTTTTCCTCTTGTTCATTCCGGGGTTCCGTCTGCTGGTTGCTATCCAGACTGACCTGCGGAGCGGCTGAAGCAGCTTCCGAAATCGCTTGCTCTAGGGCCCTGGCCTTCGCCTCCAGGCTTTCAATATAGCTATTTTCCAACATTCAGTGTGATATTACTATAGCGCCAATGATAGTTCCTACCCGCGAGGCAGTTGTCGCGTACTCACATCCGCTGCGGATGCCAGCCGGTCCTTTGTCAGACAGGGCACGCGAGCTCTAGCGCACTCACCACAGCTCGGCAGCTTATTATCGCACTACATGTTCAGGCTCAGTTTATGTCTTCTTCACAATAGATTCATTGGCCCACCTTTTGTTTCCGCTGCCGACATCGTTGACATGCTAGCAGCAGTCTCGTACGTTGGCGCGATATTCGCGGACGCGAAGTCAGCGCACCGGAGGAAGGACTTTCTTCCATTGGATGCTAGGAGGTGTAGAGAAACTAGACGTCAAGGATCCCTAGAAATGTCAAATTCCAAGAAAGAAATGGCAAAAAGAATTTGGCCCAGGACGACTAGAAGGTAGCTAGCTACTCACATGACTCGGAGCCACGGAAGCTCAACACCCCCGCACGGTAGGTATCAGCCATTTAGGCCGTAGATGGCTTTTAGTCAGTTGATGATAATGACATGGACACGAGAAAAAGCAATCGTGCTACAGATATGATTCCACAGCTCATAGGCCGAATTTACATTCCCAGTGGGAACGGAAGTGTATTCAGGGTATACAATTACATTATAATCACAAAAGCGACATGAGAGGAGATCGGAGAATCAGTCACTCATCATAATTCGAAGACCCGACATAACCAACAGACAGCCGCCCTATTTCCAAGCGCCATTATCCAGGTCATGAAAGAAATATTCGTCAACCAGCAACAGATCTAAAACCGTACCACGCCTGTTTAGTGGGACTCGCTCTCGTTCTCGTAAGCGCTAGCTGGGCGTTTGAGGACCTCGAGTGAGCCTAGTAAAGGTCATATCAGCAATGAACTTTAACATTATAGTTCGGAAATCAAGCAGGGACACATACGCTGCACAATGCTGAGGCTGGATtgcttcttgccctcggcgtCTTCATACTGGCGCATGCTAGCATCGCCCTCGACGTAGACCAGAGTTCTGAAACATAAACCGTTAGCAATCCACCTTCATTTATCCGTGACATCGCAAGACCCATACCCCTTCTGCAGACCGAGGATGTAGTCCCGCTGCGCGCCTTCCGGGATGAAGCTTGAGACGCGGAACCAGCTGGTGTGGCGGTTTTCTTTGGGTCCGTACGACGTGGCGAGGGCGTATTTGATGACGTCCTGACCGGTCGAAGTGGCCTGTAGCTCGGGCTCAGCAGCCAGGCGGCCAGTGAGGATCATCTTGGCGACGGAAcgcgaggacgaggagctgaAGGTGCGCGCAGGCTGGGCCGTGGCGGCCAGGCGCAGGGAAGGGCGCAGCGATGAAATGAAGGCGGACATTGGATGTGGTGATTGGGATAGATAATGTGAGAGAGTGGGAAAGGAAGGTGATGGTGTCCTTCAATCAGGGGCGCGGGTGAGAGTGACGCGACAGTCACATGACTCGACTTTCCGCATTCGGTAATCAGTGTCGGTCTGGGTAAGTATAGGTATGGAGCAGAAAAACAATGCAGGAATAGAGACGCACAGAGAAACGGATAGTGTTATTGCGTATGCCTCTCATTGGGGTCTTATGTCAACGATGAAGACAGCCGCCTTCTATCAAAGACATCAACGCGTTCTCACCTCCGCCCCTTCAGGTTGCAACAAGCAGATAGCTGTCAAATCTCCAAATGGTCAATCTGCTCATTGGGCATGTTGTTTGTTGAGATCGTATGAGCACATCATGACGACACTCCCTCATTGCGAGCCGTTTAGGATAGTCGTAATAGCTTCATTTCTTCCCTTCTTAGACAATTCATCACATTTACCCTGCATTTCTCCAGATAGCTAGCTCTTCATTCTCAAGATTGTTGATATAAACGCCACGTGTAGAGAATTCCTCGACAAAGACCGTTATTTCAAACACCATCGTACCGTATACACAGCCGCGCATGTTCTTGCCGTGGGCCAGAACTAGTGGAACATCTCGGCACTCGAGTTGATATGCAAGGCAGGAGCAGACCTAGAATGAACTGATTCTCATAGACGCACAATTCTTCAATATGGGCTCTATGGAGGTCGTTTTGAAACACGATACAACGATCAACGCCGTCTCTCCTTGCAGTGTCTTGACACAACTGTGGAATGGCAAACCCTCTGTGTTCCATGACGCCTGTCATAACCACGGGCCTATCGCCCTTTCATCGATGTTGGAATAGATTTAGGAGCGAGAGACTCTTAAAATCAAACGCCTTTAACGAGAGCATGCTCGACTTTGGCCCAATCCCGCGTCTTGGAGAATGATTCACACCAAGCCAATTGACATTAGCTGGAACAAATATCCATGCCGCAGACGGCAATGGATCAACGCCCCTTCTACTTGCTACCCAAGCAGGCTGAAACAAGACAGTGAAGCTGCTACTGGAAAAAGCGCCAACATCTCTGCCACGAATAGCGAAGGCCTCTCTCCATTTTACTGCGCTCTCGGCGGACCTAGTATAAGCGAAGCCAACAGATTGGACTTCGTAAAAGGATCCATAATCAGCTGCCTCTCACACGCAGCAGCAGAGAGCAGCGTATTCATGAAGGAAGAATAGCGCTTTGACAAAGGTAAACCCTGTAGGAATGATCATCCAATCCAATTAAGCCTTTTATTTTCTACTTACCTCACCAAACCACTGTTGAATGGGAGTAGCATTTAAGCTAACATTCGGTGAGTATACTCGGCCATTACCGAGAGGAGTATCATGCCCTATCGCAGTACTACTACTTAGTCTTAATATTGTCCCAGATTTAACCAGTATCTCAGGAACTGGCCACCACGGCGGGCTCGTTCCCCCCGCTGCGTTGATCATGGACTTAGGGTTTGCGTTCTATAATGATCGACAAGGTACTCACCCAAAATGGATGCTGTCTCAGATGCTCCTTGCCTCGATTTTGTCCGGCCCGACAATGCCTCGAAGGCATTGTTTTCCGGTCATCAGCGGCGCTCATAGGCCAATAATATGGGGCCATGTAAGCTAAATCAGCATGCGATTGGTCCAGTTGAAGCGTTCATCCAGGAACCGCTCGAAAGTGATAGATCGACCCGACGCCACCCGCCTCCTCACCCCTGGCCAGTCGAGAAGTCTTCGTCTGTGCTTACATTTGACGGTGAACACCCGCTCGCATATATTTTATGTTCGGGACTTGATCCCAAGACGCTGGGTTGTGATCGATCTGACCGATCACCGAATCGGCTAATTGCCCGCATTCCCGTCGGTGACCTAGAGAATGGATCGGCGTGCAAGATTTCTGTATTGTATATGATTAGAATTGGCATGGTAAACACAGTCAACCAAACATCGGCTTCATCTCACAACAGGGATATTGTCGCTGCCCTGGTAGAGACGAAGTAATGCAATATGATCTATGCGGCTTGGTCAACAGCCCCGTTATCGGTCAATCTTTTCGCGAGGGACTCCAGCAATTTATGCAAGTAATTATCATCCTTACACAAAATCGTCCTGTCCAATCGACAGCTCACTGGTCTAGCGTCTATTATCCATACCcgcccctcccccttccctAAAACCGGAAATATGTCCTAAACAATGAGAAACGATCACAGGGACCCCGGCCTTCTGGAATTTGGGACTAGCGGTATCAGCTCTCACGTCTCGCTCTATATGTAGGGAGAGAGTCTGGGGCTGGGCCCGAGGCTGGTCTTCGTTCATTTTTTTCCCGCCCTTTCGTTCATTTCATTATTACTTTCTGGCCCAATGGATCCCTGACGCCATTATTCTGACTGGGAAATTGGTCTGATTATTCTACTCCTCCCCTATTTTTATCCCGATAACGCGTCTCATGTCTAAATACACACCGTGACTGGAGTTTGTTGTATTTGGATGTTTGAGCGGTGTCCGGCATAGATCGATCGAGTGCAGCCAGTTTGACTACGTCTGAGATACACAATCAAAGACGCGCTTACTGTGCGCAACCCGGTCAAGATGCGACGCCAATCATTTCTCACCatcgttcttcttttcttccaatTCGCGGGCGCATTTGCAGCGCCCACAGCAATCCAAGAGTCACGAGAAATCCAAGAGTCACGAGAAATCCAAGAGCTACAAAATGTCGATACAACCGCGACTCTCCACACGAAACAACAATCAACGACGGCGACGTTAGTGACAAAGACCGGCGCAAATGATGCGTCGATGACAACTACGACAGACGTCGCAGCAACGACAACCACCCACGATGCTGTTTCAAATACCAGTTCCTCTATAGCGACACCAACGACGACCGTCCCTTCATTGAACACACCTATGACGGGTGGCTCTCAACCGCAGCAAGGCTATTCAAACCAAACATACTCGGGGGGTCTTCCAATTCATCCTCAAATCAGTCCAGCGGTGGGGATTGGAGGCATCatactcctcttcctcggaggGACTCTGGCTTTCATCGGCGTACTCAAGAAATGGTACGTCGTGGCTTATTCCAGGTTAGCATGAGTTGGTTGTTAATCTGGATTTATAGGATTCAAATATTCGTCTCAGCGACATTCATAACAGCGTTGGGTGTGACTGTAAGTGTGAAAGTGATCCATACATCAGACAACTGCTGAACCATTTTATTAGGTACTGATTGAATACGTGATGAACCCTCCCGTGAGTAACGCCGTTCAGGGTGGGTACCTGGTCGCCATATTCTGCACTGGTTTGATCTTCGGTGGATTGGCTCTTATATTCAAAGAAATCACCGAAGGTCTCGGTTGTTTTCTCGGCGGATTCTGCATCAGCATGTGGCTTCTATCATTGAAATCCGGCGGCCTCCTCTCAAGCACCGGGCCGAAGATTGGACTGATTGCTGCGCTCATCGTGGGCTTCTATGCCCTATCATTCAGTCATTACACCAGATCATACGGGCTAATTGCGTCCACCGCCTTTTCTGGTGCCACGGCGATTATGCTTGGGATCGACTGCTTCAGCAGAGCTGGGCTGAAGGAATTCTGGTTGTATATCTGGGGTAAGTTGATGGCAACAACTGACAAAGATTTCCAGTTCTGACGTCTCTTCTAGGCTTGAATAAGGAACTATTTCCTCGACACACCTACACTTACCCACTTACCCGCAACATCCGGGTCGAGCTGGCCGGGatcgtcatcatcactgccatGGGCGTGATATCTCAGCTGCGACTGTGGCGAGTGATCAAGGAGCGCCGGTCGAAAGAAGATAAT is part of the Penicillium psychrofluorescens genome assembly, chromosome: 4 genome and encodes:
- a CDS encoding uncharacterized protein (ID:PFLUO_006227-T1.cds;~source:funannotate), producing MLPESANKVAVVQRQVEDSTLTPKVPLLHCINLYDFEDICKQKLTQRAWTYFSSGADDSLSDELNQQVFRHVLFRPRVMRNVKDLDLSTTILGQHSPLPVFIAPAALAKLAHPDGESGLTRGAGEAGIIQMVSSSASMTPEAIASSRVTDTQCQFYQLYVVSERHKTEDILRRVKKAGYKGLVITVDSAVPGKRERDERYKATLISDTNEKPKPLGFTYGGWLTPTLCWDDLKWIREIWDGPIAVKGIMTAEDALIAAQHGVQAIYLSNHGGRQLDTSPPSLMTLLEIRRHCPEIMEKVEIYLDGGFRRGNDVIKALALGARACGLGRPFMYALGAYGHEGVIRAVDVLRRELEIGMRLAGVTRIDELTPDHVNTKWLDMMVAEPVVFRSGQPKL
- a CDS encoding uncharacterized protein (ID:PFLUO_006228-T1.cds;~source:funannotate); its protein translation is MYYIESLEAKARALEQAISEAASAAPQVSLDSNQQTEPRNEQEENEDQHDVADDIGSEIDFLSLNAMAEASTLSSHSKAEPFALSHIVKTAMEADNSDPTSSKPLDSSLKIFTSRLSPISSNLVKKLPQETAVEHLEHFFRYVHISYPFLHPSTVLQYYERVVLTESPQTLHQKIQSVLVHMVMAVGISATDDMAQYGSFFANHFFLVASQYLDDIFTIDNVETTQVLLLLALFSLFMVVLEYILS
- a CDS encoding uncharacterized protein (ID:PFLUO_006229-T1.cds;~source:funannotate) — protein: MSAFISSLRPSLRLAATAQPARTFSSSSSRSVAKMILTGRLAAEPELQATSTGQDVIKYALATSYGPKENRHTSWFRVSSFIPEGAQRDYILGLQKGTLVYVEGDASMRQYEDAEGKKQSSLSIVQRSLEVLKRPASAYENESESH